Genomic segment of Melanotaenia boesemani isolate fMelBoe1 chromosome 10, fMelBoe1.pri, whole genome shotgun sequence:
GCTTCCAAGAATCACACTGTTAAAACCTGCAGACATTTGACCACAGATATTTTGTTATATAAGCAAATACTCAAACATATTAAAAGAAGATTCATTTTTCCAACTAAGTCAGAAACCTACAGCTGTGCAagtacaacaaaatattaaacaataaaaatagctaCACATTGTATCAACTGTAAAAGCTATAACACTGATAAAGTTGCTGTTTGGTTTCAGTATGTTACCAAAAGATCTAATGGTTCAAACTTAAAATCTCTCTGGAGTTTGCATTAAAAGACATGACCAGTCATGGGTAGGTACTGAACTATGTAaagtatgtaaatatgtaaacacaagaaCATACCGAaatctcacatctcacagattccacagctggaagtttcatctcgataTGTAGAAGAAGGCCCCATTCAtgcttcacatttgtaaaagtcagaaaacatgttttacctttgctgtcttgcataaattaaaactgcatttattaaaataataataaataaataaaaagtttctcaatgtcttttgggagcagttttctgtccaaaaatcacaatgttctgcccatctgcatgggttttgataGACAAACGTCtgttctgtttcttctttctgaagtttcagacagaaaacgtctcttccttttaataaacccgctgtCTCCTGATTACATTTAATGCACCGCTGCACCAGGGAAGGGAGAcagggacgccatgtttctgtgatcaaattatttaacatatttaacatgtttttaaatgttaattcgCTCCAACTGACATGAACCAAGGGAGCTCTAGGCTTGTGATAACCATGGTATTTGCTGCTCCTTTACCAGTGAAAACATTAAGtaaaacattaacttaaagacaactgagaaagcccaaaaagaaaatcctattCTGCAGATTACAAATTGCAGGAAGTAAAATGTGCAGTCAAAAATGGTAAACAAGttagaaatagaaaaagtaaagaaatagaATTGTCTTTAGAGACATATCAGCAGCCTGACAACTACCACATTGTTGGTGCCTGCGGTCACACTCTTTAACGTGAccagttatcacagcagtgaaTGTGAGGGTGTGTTAAAGAGAGGAGAGCAATCATTTCCTATCTTACTATATGGCCCCCCTGATAAAGTGTATTCTAGTCTAGTCTATCCCACTGGCCACTCAGTGTGTAAAAGTCTAGCATCACCTCTCTAGGACCAGGAGGAGGATGTCATACTAACTAACTGTACCAACTAACTCTGGAAGTTAAATTTATCGAAACTGTCTAATAGTGGCAGAATAAACATGGGTAACGAAAATTCTGCAAGAATTAGGCTGTATTTGAGTTTTATCTTccactttattttataaaattaatcagatttttatttagcaATTAAGACAATTAATTCATGAAAGCATTAATTTAGAAATGCGCCTGATAAGCCAGCAGATATCCATCATTGTACATGTAGAGCTGCTTGTTGGTGGGGTTGTAGCTCAGACTGGCCACTCCTTTGGCTACCTTCTCCAGCCGCAGTGCAAGTGAGCTGTCCTCTTTCCCCGAAGCTGTGTCGAAGGCGTAGAACACTTCATCATTGTATTCGTCCACGTATCGGGTGGCATACATCACACCGCACACCATGAACGCATTGCTCACCGCCTTCTTGAACAGCCTCGTCTCCCACGTTTGCGTCACATTCAGAGTCTGAGCCTCATCATTCCATTCCAGCCTGCTCATCACAAGATTACCATGATTACCCATGGTAGCATAGAGCGCCCACAGCCCTGTTTCATCTGCCTCCAGGTCAACATCACTATTAAGGCGGCAGTCATAGTAACAGTAGGGGAACTTGTTGTTGAAACCCACTCCTGTGCCTGGAAGCTTCACCCGTTTGACGCCATTGGTTTTCAGGTCGTAGCGACAGACATCTGCAGAGAGGTAGCAGTGGTAATACAGAGCTTCACCATACAGGACACTGCTGGGACCCTCAATGGCATTAGCATGAATGTGAGATGGCGCGAAGGTGAAGTCCTTATGATTAGTGGAGGCCATGAAATCTTCGTAGTTTTGGTAAACACGCAAGATGTTTCCCCAGATGTGGTTGTTGACAAGAGGCTGAACAAAGTAGATGTTCTTCTCCTTCACACCGTCCATCTGGGCCTCTTTGCCCCATGAACCAGAGATGTAGCTTTTTCCATAAGGACTGACCTTCGTCGTTACAGGATCACTGATACTGGAGATCAGGCCCTTCATGCAGTTACTGTGCTGGCCTGAAAACAGAGATGAGAAGGTTTCTGAGTATCAGATGATGCACAACACAATTTTCTCCAAGAAAGCTGTCTTCAAACAAAAGACTAATTTGATTTTGTACTGAGAAAGCAACATATCTGGCTTTTCCAGATTCCCATTCAAAAACCATTAAACGTGGCTGGCTCTTTAGTCTTTTTCCACACCGAGGCGGTATttgtattttctcatttaacTGTGTTTCTATATTTAAAAGTAATGAGCAAGGGTGTCAAACTTGTTTTAGTTAAAGGGCAGAATACAGTTCAGTTTGATTACCAGTGGTCTGAACCAATAAAATAATTGCATAAcaacatataataaaaactcttaacttttctctttaatttaGTGCAAAGAAGTACAAGTACTATACCAAGATATTCATATTTACATGAgctctctcttttctttagaaaacattataaacaactgaaatttcatgaaaaacataaatgcagtttcaattttttctaaattttaaattttctaaatTGTATTAATTATTGTTCCTCTTTAGGTTGTTTTTGCACTGTAAAGCACTGGTTGTTCTTATGCTTATGATAAATAGctgtttaaattaagttaaGTTGAATAATGTCATGAAATATAAATCtgtgctttttaaattaaagtaacaACAAATGTTCCGGGTGTATTTGTTCAATAGAGCTAATGTTGTATATGTGCCAAACCAATGTGTGAGTTATGAGTGGGCATGGGACTGGGGTAGTGGGATTTGAGGGTTTGGTGGGTAACTCTCAGCTGTTAAAACCAGATCCACACCTCGGTCAGTGGATTCCAGCAGCAAGAACAGCTGCACTAGTGTTGATTGTCTGGTCACCATGTTCTTAAGTGTTACTCATATTGTAGAATAattccttttctccctttatgagaaaaaaaatgccctATTAAGTTTGTAGtaagaatttagtttttttttttttgtttttttttttaagttcaaatTGTATCATTTTTAAATCGTCAAACAGAATTTGGTTTTTGACACTGGTAGGAGTTCAGGTTTCCAGACACATAAGAATCCATTTCCCATATTGATTCTAACAGAAGTTAACTATAATCCTGCTCGACATTGAAGCTGGAGATATCCATTGATTCGCCACCCCACACTAACTTATGTCTCATCTTGGCCACCCCACTGAAAATTGCCTAGATACACCACAGGTAGGGTAAACCCATGGTAAACAGTCATCTTTCAGCGTGAAGTCATAAATTCCACTTCATGTTACTGTGATGTTTGGATCCTTAGCTGCTGTCTACTGCTCTTCAGCAGGTATCACTGTAGCAGATACATAAACATGACATTGTGGCCAGTTTGATCAGGTGCGTGTTGCAAGGTGTAGCAGTGAACTTTTAAGACAGCTCTTTGGTGGTATAAAGCCCAGACACCAGACTTACTCTTGACTGGTATTTAACCTAACAACTGCTCTTTCAAATTactgttttatattaatttgaTCTTTTATTGCATCCATAGAAACCATTTAACCTAGATAATAGTCCCTTTTCACACTCACCTCTGAAGTCTTTGGGGATTGTCTTACAGGACTCAACACTGTTCTTCAGGTAGCGCAGACTCTCTTTGACAGTAATCATGTTAACTGTGTTGGATGAGTGCATCCTCTCTACATCTTTACGCAGTTTTTCCACCtaatgcacacagacacatttaCCCAGAAAGTTGCCATTAAAATCTAACAAGCATAACATGATGATGAACATAGTTCTTTACttattgttttggtttaaaGCCCTAAACCTGACAGGATGTACAGTATTTCTAGCatgttcaaaatatttttctgtgctTTGATGTACCTCTTTGGACAGTTTCTGTGTGTGGGCGTTGTTTAACTGGGTGTGGATAGCAGTGATGTCTGTTTCCAGCTGGCCGAGTTCCTGGCCCAGCATGCGCAGGGACAGCGGTGTGTACAGGCCCTTGTGACGCAAATACTGGTAAGCCTGCAGCCGGGATGTCACATTCTCAACCCTTGCCtgaaactgagggagatgctgAATAGAGAGCTCCAcctgcaggaaaacaaacagaattgTCTATATAAATTgtccattacagtttttattagtctacagcaggggtgcccagctctggtcctcaagggccacaatcctggaggtttttgatgtgtccctgctccaaaactgcctgactcaaattgatgattAATTgggcaaaacttaataggctgttggatctatttcatttgagtcaggtgtgttaaagcaggaaacattggaaaatttgcaggacagcggccctcgaggaccgactttggacacccctggtctacaGCAAAACTAAGGTCTAACTAAATAAGAATTTTAGAACATTCACATTTATCAGAAGTGGGAAGATGATGTTTAGTTgtcacagacacacagatatgaataaaaagcatatatatatatatatatatgattgttaCAGACCACAAAACACAGTTCCACTTCAATCTACAAATGtaattttccttcttggttttCCATTTTAGTCAGacctttttttctgcatgagGCCCAACTGTCTGATGTCCATTTGTAAGGAAGAGCCAGTGAACAAAACTAAATGCTGAACCAATCGAGCCGGCACATTTGTGCACCTGAAGATGAAGCAGACCAGACTGCAGGTGTGCAGATTTTCCTTGGATCTGATTTTCCTCCCCTCTGTGTGCTGATATAGCTGTTTATCCTTTTGATTAGTTCTCTTAAAGATCATTCAACTCTAAAAAGATCGTTTTGCAACAAAATCATTGATAATTATCTAGTCTggaccaaataaaaacactttttggaGGAACTGAATGTTAAATAAGTCTCTTTGTGTGTCTTCATTCGATCATGTAGCCTGTTTGATTTGATAATAGGAAAACTGACTCTTTGTTGTGATCCACTGCTTAGTGAAACAGATGGCTTGTAGTCTTTGATCCTCAGCATTGCATATGTTTATAATTAGATATCCTCAGCACTGCATTGGTTATGACTATATTCAGCTGTTCTAACCAACTGCAGCTGTAATAGTCTGCTATCTGTTAAGATTTCATAAATTCTAGTCTCCATACATGGACGGGGTTATAGGTTTCTTGTGTGGTTGTTTCCATATGCAATTCTCATGAATGGTTCCAGATGTCAGCTTAGGAATGTTCTTTACTTGTAAACCCTTTATAAGCCCATGGGTACATATGATCACTAGTATCATCTACGATCAGCCTAGAGACCCCACAGATTCTGCacatctgtttaagatgtcactttttgtaataaacattttttattaatcatcAAGCAGATGTCCGGAGCTCACCTGCCACAAGTAATTCACATCAGGCTCTTGCCACTAGCTTTTCTAATTTAACCAGACCATCACCACACAGTGCAGCCCCATGCATGACAGAGGTTCTTTTCagtgatttttaaataacagttttacataaaaatgacaaaaaagcaagaaataGTAATACCTGGTGTGCATAAACTAGgtgacttacccagacattcacA
This window contains:
- the LOC121648234 gene encoding olfactomedin-like translates to MLLLLLLLLTSTDDGRTQRVLGEKKSDSCLCAVNSTMWMFPAAKYQAVLQQVQACEGSLRNLQEQVELSIQHLPQFQARVENVTSRLQAYQYLRHKGLYTPLSLRMLGQELGQLETDITAIHTQLNNAHTQKLSKEVEKLRKDVERMHSSNTVNMITVKESLRYLKNSVESCKTIPKDFRGQHSNCMKGLISSISDPVTTKVSPYGKSYISGSWGKEAQMDGVKEKNIYFVQPLVNNHIWGNILRVYQNYEDFMASTNHKDFTFAPSHIHANAIEGPSSVLYGEALYYHCYLSADVCRYDLKTNGVKRVKLPGTGVGFNNKFPYCYYDCRLNSDVDLEADETGLWALYATMGNHGNLVMSRLEWNDEAQTLNVTQTWETRLFKKAVSNAFMVCGVMYATRYVDEYNDEVFYAFDTASGKEDSSLALRLEKVAKGVASLSYNPTNKQLYMYNDGYLLAYQAHF